One window of Lepeophtheirus salmonis chromosome Z, UVic_Lsal_1.4, whole genome shotgun sequence genomic DNA carries:
- the LOC121130428 gene encoding BTB/POZ domain-containing protein 6-B-like, translating to MSKRKKLKMDHLPSKKELLDVEINPTDNLDWQINQKTKNPKEITAHKLILCIGSSVFEEMFKGSFKESMSGMVHIDVPDVEPSTFEALLEFIYLDKIALNEKIVFDLLYCSKKYKLPFLTKICIIFLCCIVKSENAIHLMGKTQVYDCPEFWNSCWDVISKNPDLCFQADTFINIDFSTLHNVLSRNNFKRSEGVVFEAALRWATHQLNTEGNLNEEEDPGIMGYKKKRTAWNSLKLHTF from the exons ATGAGTAAACGTAAGAAACTTAAAATGGATCATTTACCATCGAAGAAAGAGTTATTGGATGTTGAAATCAATCCCACAGATAATTTAGACTGGCAAATAAATCAGAAAACCAAGA ATCCTAAGGAAATTACAGCTCAtaagttaattttatgtattggaAGTTCAGTCTTCGAAGAAATGTTCAAGGGTTCCTTTAAAGAGTCAATGTCGGGAATGGTTCATATTGACGTTCCAGATGTGGAGCCTAGTACATTTGAGGCCCTTTTAGAATTTATCTACCTTGACAAAATTGccttgaatgaaaaaattgtgtttgacCTCTTGTATTGCTCAAAGAAGTACAAATTGCCTTTTCTGACGAAgatatgtatcatatttttgtgCTGTATCGTAAAATCAGAGAACGCTATTCACCTAATGGGCAAGACTCAAGTCTATGATTGTCCTGAGTTCTGGAATTCATGTTGGGAtgtcatttcaaaaaatccgGATTTGTGCTTTCAAGCGGATACATTTATCAACATTGATTTTTCTACGCTCCATAATGTTCTAAGTAGGAACAATTTTAAACGCTCAGAAGGCGTTGTTTTTGAAGCTGCTCTTAGATGGGCCACTCATCAATTGAACACCGAAGGTAACTtgaatgaagaagaagatcctGGAATTatgggatataaaaaaaagagaactgCTTGGAACAGCCTTAAATTACATACGTTTTGA
- the LOC121130146 gene encoding ras-related protein Rab-2 has product MSYAYLFKYIIIGDTGVGKSCLLLQFTDKRFQPVHDLTIGVEFGARMINIEGKQIKLQIWDTAGQEAFRSITRSYYRGAAGALLVYDITRRDTFNHLTTWLEDARQHSNSNMVIMLIGNKSDLEAKRDVKREEGEAFAREHGLIFMETSAKTAANVEEAFINTAREIYDKIQEGVFDINNEANGIKIGPQHSPANSSMPSGSQSGGSGGGCC; this is encoded by the exons ATGTCGTATGCTTAtctatttaaatacatcattattGGAGACACGG GTGTGGGCAAATCCTGCCTCTTACTCCAATTCACGGATAAACGCTTCCAGCCTGTTCATGATTTGACGATTGGTGTGGAATTTGGAGCCCGTATGATCAATATTGAGGGAAAACaaatcaaattacaaatttgGGACACGGCTGGACAAGAGGCCTTTCGTTCCATTACTCGATCATACTACAGAGGAGCTGCTGGTGCTCTTCTTGTCTATGATATTACACGAAGGGATACATTTAATCATTTGACCACTTGGTTGGAGGATGCTCGACAACATTCCAACTCGAATATGGTCATTATGCTTATAGGAAATAAGAG CGATCTGGAAGCCAAACGTGATGTGAAAAGAGAAGAAGGTGAAGCATTTGCCAGAGAACACGGGTTAATTTTCATGGAAACATCCGCAAAAACAGCTGCAAATGTGGAAGAAGCTTTTATAAACACTGCAAGAGAGATTTATGACAAGATACAAGAAGGTGTATTTGACATTAACAATGAG GCCAATGGTATAAAGATTGGACCTCAACATTCACCTGCTAATTCTAGTATGCCTTCTGGTAGTCAGTCTGGTGGCTCTGGAGGAGGTTGTTGCTAA